The Larus michahellis chromosome 18, bLarMic1.1, whole genome shotgun sequence genome contains the following window.
gtccccagcccctccagaGGGACAGCCAGCCGTCCTGAGCCACCGCCGACTGGATGCAGACACCCAGCTCCCGGTAGCTGAGCTGCCGGGACTGCATCTTGGTGCGGATGAGCTCCAAGGGGCTGATGACCGTCACTGCGCCCACTGCAATGGAGGGGACATTGGGCATCAGTGCCATCCGCTCCAGCAGCCGTCCCAGAGCCATCTGAGCGCCGTGCCAGGAGAGCCAGGTGCCGAACGTGGGCACCAACAGCCAAGAGACCTGCTGTGCTCTCCCACGGGGATGCAGGGTGGGCAGTGGGGGATCCCCGGAGAGGAGGGGTACTCACGCCTGGCGAGGGCCCCGGCCAGCAAGGGGATGTGGTGCCCCCGGCTCCCCGTGCGAGCGTGCAGGTAGTCCCGCAGCTGGTCGTAGGTGGTGAAATAAATGACGGTGGCTGGCACAGCCATGACCCTGCCGAGGAGGAGGGGTGTGAGTGGCACAAGTGCCCTCcccgggggctggcaggaggcttGGTGTGGATGCCCATGTGCCCGGGCAGGCGTTAGCACTCAGACTGCCCCCCAGGCAGGGCTCAAACTTACAGGGTGGGGGGCAAGCCGCTCCACAGAGACCTGATGCCCTCGTAGCGTGTGATCTTCACAAAGGCATCCTGGGGAGAAAGCGGAGCACCAGGCAGAGGCATTAGAGGGGGTAGATGAGTAACCACCCCCCAGCAAACACCCCGACCCCCTCTCTGGAACAGGGagacccctgcccaccctgcctgcgCCCGCAGCCCCTACCAGCGTGCCGCTGAAGCGGGTGGGGGCCTTGTACCAGGCGGTGCAGCCATTGCCGTTCTGGCAGACGTACAGATGGTCCATGAGCCCGTTGCAGTAGAGGAAACACTTCCCTGGGGTGGGAGACAACAGCATCACCGTTAGACAGGggacccttcccctctgcccagcccacGTCATCCCCAAAACCACCATCTCTTCCAGGAGAGAGCCGAACCCTCACTGCCTGAGCCCGGTGGGGACCAGCCCCAGGCAAAGAGAGGGATAACCCTCCAGCAAGAGTCTGACCACAGCCAGACCCACGGGCTGGGGGGCATCCAGCCCCACTGTGGGGTCAGGGGCACGGCAAGAGCCATTGCCAGCGGCAGGAGAGGTTTGTGCCTCGCCTGGTGTCAGCTCCGTTGTCCCGACATGGTGGGGAGCCATCGCAGGGAGCCAGCATAACCCCACCATCGTGCTCTCGGGCCAGGCACAGGGACGCCGGGCAGCAGGGAGCAAGGAGGTGGCGGAGATCAAAGGGGACTTTGATGTAGTGACAGCACAAAGTGACAAGACAGAGCAAGGACAGGAGGACCACAGGCAGCCAAGGTTTGTTGTACAACAGACCCCCAGAAGACCCCCTGGGGATGTTGCCAGCCCCAaagctgggctgcaggagcagctgcagggctggggatgaCGGCAGCCCCCACACCAGAGAGGGATGTCCCCTCAGCCGGAGGAGCCCGAGCTGCCACCAGCAGGGAAGCAAACCGAGGTCAAGGCTTGGGAAAGCAAAGCCACCAGCGTCAGGAGCTGCGCGGAGCCCCTAGGCGTACTCACATGTGGCCTGCTGAGCACCCCAGGGCACAGACTGTGCTGGCAATGCTGAAACACACAACGGGGACACGCTGAGCGATGACACGGGGCACATGTCACTTCCCCGGGCCGGGGCACATCCGTGTGCTGCAGCTCTGAGCCGGGCAGTGGGAGAGCTCCATGGGTGAAGGGGCTGCATGCCCCTGCAGCCACTTCCCAAGCAGCCCCCAACTGTCACCAAACCAGTCCCTTgggaccagccccagcccgcTGACCCCACAGGGAGGGGCACAGACCGGGGGGGCAGAACCCATGGGGTCTCTCCTGCCCTGTGGAAGCTGTGGGGAGCAGCGTGGAGACAGGCACAAAGGCAGCGGGGGAAAGAGCGAGCAGTCGGAGCGGGCTGAGCccttctgccctgctccccggcgggcagggggctgctgggcacGGCGCTGACCCCGCTCGGCATCAGCACAGGGCTGCGGAGGGGGGAAGATGGAGCAAAGCATCAGCCCGCCTCCCCCAGCGGGGCCCCCCGAGCCTGTCAGGACAAGGGGCCCACGGTAACGTGCCACCTCGCGATGGCCCCACGCTCAGGAGCCGAGAAATCCCTGCCACTGGCTCTGCCAACCGAGACACCCACGTGTGCTGCTCGCTGGCTGACccgaggagggggcggggggggctggcgggagacccccaccctgccccaagcGGGGTTACCTTTGGAGAAGGGGGTCCTCTGAGCCTGCAGCCGGATCTTCACCACGTCCAGCGGCGTCACTGAAACGACACCGTCTTTTAGACCTGCCGGACCCCACCAGCCTCCAGCGCCCACCTGCTCCCTGTTGTCCTCACCGAAGAGGGAGGTGAGGATGGCCCCCGTCCCCGAGGCCAGCATCTGCTGCAGCGGCGTGATGCCCCCGCCGGGGCTCGGCAACGTCTTCTCAGCCATGGCGCTGGCCCCCTGCAACACACgggggagggatgctggaggcTGAGGGTGCTCCCAGGGGTGTCTCTGCCCGGTGATGAGCGATgggtccccagggagccccccccagcatccctgctccgCCGATGCGAGGACAGGCGTCCCACCTCTGGCCACGCTATCGGCATGGCACAGGGCAGGCGCGGCCGCCCCAGTAATCGTGCTGCCCcacgggggggggacgacagggacGGTCCTGGAGGCAGCCCAGCCCCGATAACacacaccccccggccccactgcTGGCAGCGGGCCCAGCCTGGCTGAAGAGGTGGGGACAATCCTGGCCAGCCTTCTGTGTCCTTGGGGAGGGAGGATCGTCCCCTCCCTGCATTTGGAAAATTAAGGGACAGGAAGGAACAAAGTCCAAAGACCAGACACGCCGCGACAGCCCgcccagaaggcagcagagccATGGAGGGAGAGCGATGGGGGAAACCCCCCCTTCGCACCGGGCGTGCAAGCTTGCAACAAGCACCCCAAAAAGAGCTGGCACATCCAAAACCTTCTACtgctgtccccccccgccccgaggctcGGCAAGGCTGCGGCCCCCGGGGCTGGTGTCTCTGCCCTCGGGAAGCTGGGCATATCGCACCCTTCCTGCGGGAGGAGGACGCGGAGAAGCAAGCCCAAGCGAGCCCTAGCGTGCCCTGCAGGCTCAGGACCAGCTGCTCCCCCTTGCCGCAGCCCAGGGACTGTCCTTGCACTGGGACAGAGCCACGGCCATGGCAGGAGGGCTTCCATTCCAGGCTTCGGGAAcctaggccttttttttttttttccctttttttttttttttttaaaaaaagccagggaatgcagcaaaaaaaccccgacTTCATCTGACTCAGCAATTTTGCAAGGTCACAGCAGCCATAAATTTCTCCATTCCTGGCTCTGGACTCGTTAGGTGCCCGAGGCTGCGGGCAGGGATGGGTCTATCCCGGAGCCGCACACGCCAGCCCCACCGGGAGAGCTGGGTGGCGTTtgcggggtgggcaggggtccCACCTGCACGGGTCCCATTGCGCCCGTCACGCGACGGTGGCGAAGCCCTGGCACGTTCCCCGCGGAACACGCGGCTGTTGCAAAACTGAGCCGTGGGCAGGGCGCTCGTCCCAGCGCCGCATCCAGCCCTTCACCTAAACCCCGACACAAGCCGGGACGGGGGGGTAGAATCTCACCCTCCCAGCTCCGCGACACCTGAATGgcttaaaatgtgttatttataCGTGCCACCGCCCTCTCCGGTTCTTCGAGGGGGGTCCGAGCACCTCCAgggctcccctgcctgcatccgAGCTCCCTTCtcagctgggagctgctccctTTTCCATGCGGGGGAAAAAATAAGCCCCTAAAACCACCACCCAGAACCCACCCAGGTTGGTCTGGAGCACTGGTGGGGCTGGGCACAGCGCCGTGATGGTTGGTgcaaaggaggagggggggaagtaAATATGTGTTAAGGTGAtaaaggaaagctggggggggggacgcgagGAGCTCAGCAGCCTCCCTCCTGCACTGGGGGTGCCTGCGCGCCCCAGGGGACACGCAGCACCCGAACGGGTGCTGCGTGTCCCCTGGGGCGCGCAGGCACCCAGGCCAGCCCCCCAGCCACCGGCTGCACCCTCCTCTGCCggggtctgcagccccccccccccccaggtccttgACACCACCATCCCAGGCTTTGCACCCCCTGTCCTGGGGTctccagccccccctccccccccccccaggtattTGACACACCTCCCCCCGGGCTTTGCATCCCCTTTCTCggggtctgcagccccccctCCAAGCTTTGCACCCCCTGTCCTGGGGTCTCAAGCCCCCAACATGTATTTGACATTCCCCCCCCAGGCTTTACACCCCCTGTCctggggtctgcagcccccccaggcacttgaaacagccccccccccacaagCTTTGCACCCCCTGTCCTCGTGTTTGCAGGCCCCCTCGCTGTTCCACCCCTCCTCTCCAGACTTTgcagcccgcccgcccgctccccccgcacccTCCCAGCAAGGCCGGGAGCCCCCCAGCACCGCACCACCCCCGGGAccggggggaaactgaggcagcggCCGCGCGTGCCGGGTCACGAGGGGAGTGAcggagaaggggggtgggggggtggggggtgtcacgGGGGGGCCCGGCCCCACCTGCTCATTCCAGCCACGTGCGGCGCTTCCCTCCGCCGGCACCGggaggggggcgggcggcggcgccttTAAGGAGCCCCATGGGCGCCCCGCGCCCCACCGCCGCGCGCCGGCCCGCGCGCGCCACTTCCGCCCCCGCGCCGCGCACGCGCTCTGCGGCCCGCGCGCCCCTGCGCCCcctgccgggccggggggggaaccCGCACCGCACGGGCacgcgcgggggggcggggccttgCACACTCAtcgcgcgggggggcggggccttgCACACTCGCCCTTGCTGTGTCGGCAGGGGTGCACTTTGCACACTGACCGTGCTGGGGGGGCCCCTGCACGCTTGCCACACCAGCAAGGGCGTGCCTTGCACACTCACCCTCGCCGTGCCGGGGGGCGCACCTTGCCCACTCGCCGTGCTGGGGCACACCTTGCACACTCGCCACTCTGGCAGAAGGGTGCCTTGCGCTCTTACCCTCACTGTGTTGGCAGGTGTGCACCTTGCACACTCGCTGTGCTGGCAGAGGGGGATGTCTTGCACGCTCACCCCCACCATGCTGGCAGAGGTATACCTTGCACACTCACCATGCCGGCAGAAGGGTGCCTTGCACACTCATCCTCCCATGGTGGCAGGAATACACCTTGCACACTCACCCTCACCATGCTGATGGAGGGGAACCTTGCACGCCTGCCATGCTGGCAGAGGGACACCTTGCACACTCACCCTCACCGTGctggcagagaggaaccttacaAACTCACCATGCTGGCGGAGCGGCACACCTTGCACGCTCACCGTGCTGGATGCCTTGGGGCTGGCACGCTCCCCATCCCGGTGCCACCGGGGTTTGCACGCTCCCCCAGCCCACActggccccagggctgccccgaGCCAGGCTGGTGCAGCACAAACCCGGCCCCGTGAGCGGGGACGCAGCCGGGACCGCAGCGAGGATGCtgaggatcacagaatggtttgggttggaagggaccttaaagaccacccagtgccaccccctgccctgggcagggacacctcccaccagcccaggttgctccaagccccgtccagcctggccttgagcccctccaggATGCCGCAGGGCAGGTGCTTCTGCAGCCTCATCTCACCAACACCAGGAGGAACCAGCTCCTCTCAGGTGCTGCTGAGGGAGTGAAGCACCAGGAGCCTGCTCCCACCCCACTCTGAGGTccaggggggaaggcaggggtCAGCTGAGGCCTTTTAACCCAAAACGGGCTGGGGAGTGGAGGCAGTTGAAGGAGTGGaccatttaaaggtcccttccaacccaacccagtCTATTAgatgagccattaggaagaagttctttccactgagggtggtgagacactggcccaggttgcccagagagggggtggaggccccatccctggagacattcaaggccaggctggatgaggctctgagcgacctgatccagt
Protein-coding sequences here:
- the SLC25A39 gene encoding mitochondrial glutathione transporter SLC25A39 isoform X2; this translates as MGPVQGASAMAEKTLPSPGGGITPLQQMLASGTGAILTSLFVTPLDVVKIRLQAQRTPFSKGKCFLYCNGLMDHLYVCQNGNGCTAWYKAPTRFSGTLDAFVKITRYEGIRSLWSGLPPTLVMAVPATVIYFTTYDQLRDYLHARTGSRGHHIPLLAGALARLGAVTVISPLELIRTKMQSRQLSYRELGVCIQSAVAQDGWLSLWRGWGPTVLRDVPFSALYWFNYELVREWLCRQARLEEATFMISFTSGAISGTVAAVLTLPFDVVKTQRQIELGDSEAHPVTTSKPSSTWLLMRRIRAESGTRGLFAGFLPRVIKVAPACAIMISTYEFGKTFFQKLNQERRLPGL
- the SLC25A39 gene encoding mitochondrial glutathione transporter SLC25A39 isoform X1 translates to MPSGVSAVPSSPLPAGEQGRRAQPAPTARSFPRCLCACLHAAPHSFHRAGETPWVLPPRSVPLPVGSAGWGWSQGTGLVTVGGCLGSGCRGMQPLHPWSSPTARLRAAAHGCAPARGSDMCPVSSLSVSPLCVSALPAQSVPWGAQQATWKCFLYCNGLMDHLYVCQNGNGCTAWYKAPTRFSGTLDAFVKITRYEGIRSLWSGLPPTLVMAVPATVIYFTTYDQLRDYLHARTGSRGHHIPLLAGALARLGAVTVISPLELIRTKMQSRQLSYRELGVCIQSAVAQDGWLSLWRGWGPTVLRDVPFSALYWFNYELVREWLCRQARLEEATFMISFTSGAISGTVAAVLTLPFDVVKTQRQIELGDSEAHPVTTSKPSSTWLLMRRIRAESGTRGLFAGFLPRVIKVAPACAIMISTYEFGKTFFQKLNQERRLPGL
- the SLC25A39 gene encoding mitochondrial glutathione transporter SLC25A39 isoform X5; the encoded protein is MAEKTLPSPGGGITPLQQMLASGTGAILTSLFVTPLDVVKIRLQAQRTPFSKALPAQSVPWGAQQATWKCFLYCNGLMDHLYVCQNGNGCTAWYKAPTRFSGTLDAFVKITRYEGIRSLWSGLPPTLVMAVPATVIYFTTYDQLRDYLHARTGSRGHHIPLLAGALARLGAVTVISPLELIRTKMQSRQLSYRELGVCIQSAVAQDGWLSLWRGWGPTVLRDVPFSALYWFNYELVREWLCRQARLEEATFMISFTSGAISGTVAAVLTLPFDVVKTQRQIELGDSEAHPVTTSKPSSTWLLMRRIRAESGTRGLFAGFLPRVIKVAPACAIMISTYEFGKTFFQKLNQERRLPGL
- the SLC25A39 gene encoding mitochondrial glutathione transporter SLC25A39 isoform X3, which translates into the protein MAEKTLPSPGGGITPLQQMLASGTGAILTSLFVTPLDVVKIRLQAQRTPFSKGKCFLYCNGLMDHLYVCQNGNGCTAWYKAPTRFSGTLDAFVKITRYEGIRSLWSGLPPTLVMAVPATVIYFTTYDQLRDYLHARTGSRGHHIPLLAGALARLGAVTVISPLELIRTKMQSRQLSYRELGVCIQSAVAQDGWLSLWRGWGPTVLRDVPFSALYWFNYELVREWLCRQARLEEATFMISFTSGAISGTVAAVLTLPFDVVKTQRQIELGDSEAHPVTTSKPSSTWLLMRRIRAESGTRGLFAGFLPRVIKVAPACAIMISTYEFGKTFFQKLNQERRLPGL
- the SLC25A39 gene encoding mitochondrial glutathione transporter SLC25A39 isoform X4 codes for the protein MGPVQGASAMAEKTLPSPGGGITPLQQMLASGTGAILTSLFVTPLDVVKIRLQAQRTPFSKALPAQSVPWGAQQATWKCFLYCNGLMDHLYVCQNGNGCTAWYKAPTRFSGTLDAFVKITRYEGIRSLWSGLPPTLVMAVPATVIYFTTYDQLRDYLHARTGSRGHHIPLLAGALARLGAVTVISPLELIRTKMQSRQLSYRELGVCIQSAVAQDGWLSLWRGWGPTVLRDVPFSALYWFNYELVREWLCRQARLEEATFMISFTSGAISGTVAAVLTLPFDVVKTQRQIELGDSEAHPVTTSKPSSTWLLMRRIRAESGTRGLFAGFLPRVIKVAPACAIMISTYEFGKTFFQKLNQERRLPGL